One stretch of Ipomoea triloba cultivar NCNSP0323 chromosome 8, ASM357664v1 DNA includes these proteins:
- the LOC116026876 gene encoding gibberellin-regulated protein 5-like, with product MAVSSRIQYTFTLFFVASLAVFDISMAGPDFDAILVSKPPVGPTTCPVSADQCGSECNRRCSATSHQESCLEFCNMCCDWCHCVPPGTYGNKECCSCYNDWKTEEGGPKCP from the exons ATGGCCGTTTCTTCAAGAATTCAATATACTTTCACCCTCTTCTTCGTTGCATCATTGGCAGTTTTTGACATTTCAATG GCAGGACCAGATTTTGATGCAATACTCGTCTCAAAACCCCCTGTTGGTCCGACCACTTGCCCTGTGTCCGCAGATC AATGTGGAAGTGAATGCAATAGGAGATGTTCAGCAACATCTCACCAGGAGAGCTGTTTGGAGTTCTGCAACATGTGCTGTGACTGGTGCCATTGTGTCCCACCTGGTACTTATGGAAACAAGGAATGTTGTTCCTGCTATAACGATTGGAAGACCGAAGAAGGAGGACCTAAATGTCCTTGA